GTGCTCCAGAGGTTGGTTCCTACCCCGGCCGCGCGCCGGGACCGCCGACCAGGCCAATACCCATTGGGACCGTCAGGCTCGGCCACCTGTGGGCTAGGACGGCCGGAAGCGCGACCGGCCGTGTGCCCCTAGCTAGGTGCTCTCAAGGTGTTTCCGGCGGGAGACCCAACTGGCCCCCCACGGCGTCGCCGCCCTTCTTGATCTGGTCCGCGAACTTGCCACCCGTCCGCTCGTCCAGGATCCCCTCAGCCTTATCCAACGCGGCCTTGGCCTGCTCCGGATGTTCGCCAGCAAGCTTCTTGGCCTCGTCGAGGATCTCGTTGAAGTCCATACGGGCACTCTCCCTTGGATCAGATCGCCACCACGACCGCGGCGGTCGAACCGACTGTACCCATCCCAGCAGGTCCCGCCTAGAGCGCTGGCCGGGTGCGCAACCTTCGAGCGCGCAACTCGCCT
This sequence is a window from Amycolatopsis jiangsuensis. Protein-coding genes within it:
- a CDS encoding antitoxin, coding for MDFNEILDEAKKLAGEHPEQAKAALDKAEGILDERTGGKFADQIKKGGDAVGGQLGLPPETP